A single window of Halobacterium jilantaiense DNA harbors:
- a CDS encoding DNA-methyltransferase, giving the protein MPGLDAYDGLKVHWRSSEDMESVDEGSVQSVVTSPPYWDLKDYGHENQIGTSDESYERYHERLQRVWQECYDALSEDGTMWVVVDTVMDRGDLQLLPFHIAERAEECGFVLQDMVTWYKPTAIAGMTERNVVNKKEYVVFLSKSKDHKFRDGRGSNGSEDPAVGSGHRLGNLWRQPVKRGSVGQNVLHKAPYPVALVDRIVELSTDEDDTVLDPFLGSGTTAYAALDSGRRCVGYELNEEFRDVVEERLEPVRQRSLTEF; this is encoded by the coding sequence ATGCCCGGCCTCGATGCGTACGACGGGCTGAAGGTACACTGGCGTTCGAGCGAGGACATGGAGAGCGTCGACGAGGGCTCCGTCCAATCCGTCGTCACGTCACCGCCCTACTGGGATTTGAAGGATTACGGCCACGAGAACCAGATCGGGACGAGTGACGAATCGTACGAGCGATACCACGAGCGGCTGCAGCGAGTCTGGCAAGAGTGCTATGACGCGCTCTCCGAAGACGGGACGATGTGGGTCGTCGTCGACACCGTCATGGACCGAGGTGACCTCCAACTGCTCCCGTTCCACATCGCGGAGCGAGCCGAGGAGTGCGGGTTCGTGTTGCAGGATATGGTCACGTGGTACAAGCCGACGGCCATCGCGGGGATGACCGAGCGAAACGTCGTGAACAAGAAGGAGTACGTCGTCTTCCTCTCGAAATCGAAGGACCACAAATTCCGTGACGGACGCGGGTCGAATGGGTCAGAAGACCCCGCGGTCGGGTCCGGGCACCGACTCGGAAACCTGTGGCGGCAGCCAGTGAAGCGCGGGTCGGTCGGGCAGAACGTCCTCCACAAAGCCCCCTACCCAGTCGCGCTTGTTGACCGCATCGTTGAACTCTCGACGGACGAGGACGACACAGTTCTCGACCCGTTCCTGGGTTCGGGAACGACCGCGTACGCAGCCCTCGATTCGGGCCGCAGGTGCGTTGGGTACGAACTGAACGAGGAGTTCCGCGACGTCGTCGAGGAGCGACTCGAACCCGTCCGGCAACGGTCTCTCACTGAGTTCTAG
- a CDS encoding AAA family ATPase, which produces MSGESISEAGGARSTEPRLVVVCGLPGAGKTTVAEHAVDTLDAELLRTDVVRKELFPDPEYTPAEMRAVYDELLDRAAAALRAGEPVVVDGTFKERDLRGAARRTAERVGVPLTLVKVECEEDVVQDRIRARSGDESDADFAIHQRFREQFEAIAGEHALVDNSGTLDETLGQVNELF; this is translated from the coding sequence GTGAGCGGGGAGTCCATCTCGGAGGCCGGGGGCGCGAGAAGCACCGAACCGCGACTCGTCGTCGTCTGTGGGCTGCCGGGTGCCGGCAAGACCACCGTCGCCGAGCACGCCGTCGACACGCTGGACGCCGAGTTGCTCCGCACCGATGTGGTCCGGAAAGAGCTGTTCCCGGACCCCGAGTACACGCCGGCGGAGATGCGCGCCGTCTACGACGAACTCCTCGACCGCGCGGCCGCCGCGCTGCGCGCCGGCGAACCGGTCGTCGTCGACGGGACGTTCAAGGAGCGCGACCTCCGCGGGGCCGCCCGCCGCACCGCCGAGCGCGTCGGCGTCCCGCTCACACTCGTCAAAGTCGAGTGCGAGGAGGACGTGGTTCAGGACCGCATCCGCGCGCGCTCCGGCGACGAGAGCGACGCGGACTTCGCCATCCACCAGCGGTTCCGCGAGCAGTTCGAGGCCATCGCCGGCGAGCACGCGCTCGTCGACAACTCCGGCACGCTCGACGAGACGCTCGGTCAGGTCAACGAACTCTTCTGA
- the arcS gene encoding archaeosine synthase subunit alpha, with amino-acid sequence MTEYFEVHERDAAARVGELRLSEPVTTPALADDVVADAGSRWTQPQETPEGDDSVLTVLPHRAFPSGTADEVQESFAPEYPDVDYPSAAVVSPETAADFGADAYVLSGAPGIVGHGSAFTDAVIETREATPDDTALYLSGVATPRNAAVLVYAGVDLVDADRAVIRGTQGTYLTTEGEYDLADLDELPCSCPACQQSVDSFDREDCVDHNVNALRAELSRVRRRIRDGRLRDYVEGQARHTAWLTAAFRELDQQYAYVEQRTPAYRDSLLLSSTEDALRRVEIQRFADRVTSRYRKRLDGHPLLLVPCSARKPYSDSQSHRQFQDAASYRAHMVSMTSPIGVVPQELELTYPAQHYDSVVTGRWSAEEKDFVAQVLRRYLDRTDYSRVIAHVPPEGYRDICERVAAEVDVPFEFTVEDHPTTDESLGELNAALAGEDKIWVQEREEATLKAVADFYFGDGAGDEVFADIEVQGRYPKLQALDADTGDQLAALVPQYGSLSFTLAGARKWVDSDAPTKRVEIDGFVPQGSVLAPGVIDASDDIRVGDEVVVEGPAAFAVGRAEMPGPAMADATRGMAVHVRHCVEK; translated from the coding sequence ATGACTGAGTACTTCGAGGTCCACGAGCGCGACGCCGCGGCGCGCGTGGGCGAGCTCCGACTCTCGGAGCCCGTGACGACGCCGGCGCTCGCGGACGACGTGGTGGCGGACGCTGGCAGCCGGTGGACGCAGCCCCAGGAGACGCCCGAGGGCGACGACTCGGTACTGACCGTGCTGCCCCACCGCGCCTTCCCGTCGGGGACCGCCGACGAGGTCCAGGAGTCGTTCGCGCCCGAGTATCCGGATGTCGACTACCCGAGCGCGGCCGTTGTGTCGCCCGAGACGGCCGCGGACTTCGGGGCCGACGCCTACGTGCTCTCAGGTGCGCCCGGCATCGTCGGCCACGGGTCGGCGTTCACGGACGCCGTCATCGAGACACGGGAGGCGACCCCGGACGACACCGCGCTCTACCTCTCCGGCGTCGCGACGCCCCGGAACGCCGCCGTCCTCGTCTACGCTGGCGTCGACCTCGTGGACGCCGACCGCGCCGTGATTCGCGGCACCCAGGGCACCTACCTCACGACCGAGGGCGAGTACGACCTCGCGGACCTCGACGAACTCCCGTGTTCGTGTCCGGCCTGCCAGCAGTCCGTCGACTCGTTCGACCGCGAGGACTGCGTCGACCACAACGTGAACGCGCTCCGGGCCGAACTCAGCCGCGTGCGGCGTCGCATCCGCGACGGCCGGCTGCGTGACTACGTCGAGGGGCAGGCCCGCCACACGGCGTGGCTGACGGCGGCGTTCCGGGAACTGGACCAGCAGTACGCCTACGTCGAACAGCGGACGCCCGCGTACCGCGACTCCCTGTTGCTCTCCTCGACGGAGGACGCGCTCCGCCGCGTCGAGATTCAGCGCTTCGCCGACCGCGTCACCAGCCGCTACCGGAAGCGCCTCGACGGCCACCCCCTGCTACTGGTGCCCTGTTCGGCCCGGAAACCGTACAGCGACTCCCAGAGCCACCGCCAGTTCCAGGACGCCGCCAGCTACCGCGCGCACATGGTGTCGATGACGTCGCCCATCGGCGTCGTCCCGCAGGAACTCGAACTCACGTACCCCGCCCAGCACTACGACTCCGTGGTGACGGGCCGCTGGAGCGCCGAAGAGAAGGACTTCGTCGCGCAGGTACTCCGGCGCTACCTCGACCGCACGGACTACTCCCGCGTCATCGCGCACGTGCCTCCGGAGGGCTACCGAGACATCTGCGAGCGCGTCGCCGCCGAGGTCGACGTGCCCTTCGAGTTCACGGTCGAGGACCACCCGACGACCGACGAGAGCCTCGGCGAACTGAACGCCGCGCTCGCCGGCGAGGACAAAATCTGGGTGCAGGAACGCGAGGAAGCGACGCTGAAGGCGGTCGCGGACTTCTACTTCGGGGACGGTGCCGGCGACGAGGTCTTCGCCGACATCGAGGTGCAGGGCCGCTACCCGAAGCTCCAGGCGCTGGACGCCGACACCGGCGACCAGCTGGCGGCGCTCGTTCCCCAGTACGGCTCGCTGTCGTTCACGCTCGCCGGAGCCCGGAAGTGGGTCGACAGCGACGCCCCCACGAAGCGCGTCGAAATCGACGGCTTCGTGCCACAGGGAAGCGTGCTCGCGCCGGGCGTGATAGACGCCAGCGACGACATCCGGGTCGGCGACGAGGTCGTCGTGGAGGGGCCCGCGGCGTTCGCCGTCGGGCGCGCAGAGATGCCCGGCCCAGCGATGGCCGACGCCACCCGCGGGATGGCGGTCCACGTCCGACACTGCGTGGAGAAGTAA
- a CDS encoding ArsR/SmtB family transcription factor, with amino-acid sequence MGLTLTDAKRDVLSLLHEKPRHGYMLAKELGVQGSTIYEHLEQLDDAGYVAGREEGRREVYELTQKGVLTVEAAQLDES; translated from the coding sequence ATGGGCCTGACGCTGACGGACGCAAAGCGAGACGTTCTCTCTCTCCTCCACGAGAAACCACGCCACGGCTACATGCTCGCCAAAGAGCTAGGGGTCCAAGGCAGTACGATCTACGAGCACCTGGAGCAGTTAGACGACGCAGGCTACGTCGCGGGGAGGGAGGAGGGGCGGCGCGAAGTATACGAACTCACACAGAAGGGAGTGCTCACAGTCGAGGCCGCTCAGCTCGACGAGTCGTGA
- the katG gene encoding catalase/peroxidase HPI, with product MTKSNQDWWPNQLNVNILDENARSIGPHDDDFDYAEAFQDLDLDAVKADIEDVMTTSQDWWPADYGHYGPLFIRMAWHSAGTYRTTDGRGGASEGAQRLAPLNSWPDNANLDKARRLLEPIKQKYGRKLSWADLIILAGNVAIESMGAKTFGFAGGREDTFKPDQAVDWGPEDEWEASERWDEDGSLQGDLGATVMGLIYVNPEGPDGNPDPELSAENIRESFDRMAMNDEETVALIAGGHTFGKVHGAADPDEHVGPEPEAAPIEQQGLGWSSSYGSGKGKDTITSGIEGPWTQAPTAWDSGYLDNLLEYEWAAQKGPGGAWQWLPVDEDLRDSAEDVEGDDTVTPMMLTTDIALKRDPDYREIVERFQDNPMEFGINFAKAWYKLTHRDMGPPERFLGPEVPDEEMLWQDPLPDADYDVIGDEDAAELKADILATDLSVPQLVKTAWASASTYRDSDKRGGANGARLRLEPQKSWEVNEPEELTTVLRTLEDVQEEFNASQSDDVRVSLADLIVLGGHAAVEQAAADAGYDVEVPFEPGRVDATEEQTDAESFEALKPKADGFRNYVGDGYDDTPEERLVDKAELLDLTASEMTVLVGGMRALGATYGDSDRGVFTDEPGTLTNDFFQTLLTMDYEWEQSDEDEDVYVGRNRETGEDELEATRFDLIFGSNSRLRAIGDVYAADDAEQKFVEDFVDAWSKVTKLDRFDLQ from the coding sequence ATGACTAAGTCTAACCAGGACTGGTGGCCGAACCAGTTGAACGTCAATATTCTCGACGAGAACGCCCGGAGCATCGGGCCCCACGACGACGACTTCGACTACGCCGAGGCGTTCCAGGACCTCGACCTCGACGCGGTCAAGGCAGACATCGAGGACGTGATGACCACGTCGCAGGACTGGTGGCCGGCCGACTACGGCCACTACGGCCCGCTGTTCATCCGGATGGCGTGGCACAGCGCGGGCACGTACCGCACCACTGACGGCCGCGGCGGCGCTTCCGAGGGTGCTCAGCGGCTCGCGCCGCTCAACAGCTGGCCGGACAACGCGAACCTCGACAAGGCCCGCCGGCTGCTCGAACCGATCAAGCAGAAGTACGGCCGCAAGCTCTCGTGGGCTGACCTCATCATCCTCGCGGGGAACGTCGCCATCGAGTCGATGGGCGCGAAGACGTTCGGCTTCGCCGGCGGGCGCGAGGACACGTTCAAGCCCGACCAGGCGGTCGACTGGGGCCCCGAAGACGAGTGGGAGGCCTCCGAGCGCTGGGACGAAGACGGGAGCCTCCAGGGCGACCTCGGTGCGACCGTCATGGGGCTCATCTACGTGAACCCCGAGGGGCCGGACGGCAACCCCGACCCCGAGCTGTCCGCGGAGAACATCCGCGAGTCCTTCGACCGCATGGCGATGAACGACGAGGAGACCGTCGCGCTCATCGCGGGCGGTCACACGTTCGGGAAGGTCCACGGTGCCGCCGACCCCGACGAGCACGTCGGCCCGGAGCCCGAGGCTGCGCCCATCGAGCAGCAGGGCCTCGGCTGGTCGAGCAGCTACGGGTCCGGCAAGGGCAAGGACACCATCACGAGCGGCATCGAGGGTCCCTGGACGCAGGCACCGACCGCCTGGGACTCGGGCTACCTCGACAACCTCCTCGAGTACGAGTGGGCGGCCCAGAAGGGCCCCGGTGGTGCCTGGCAGTGGCTCCCGGTCGACGAGGACCTCAGAGACTCCGCAGAGGACGTCGAGGGCGACGACACGGTGACGCCGATGATGCTCACCACGGACATCGCGCTGAAGCGTGACCCGGACTACCGCGAAATCGTCGAGCGCTTCCAGGACAACCCGATGGAGTTCGGCATCAACTTCGCGAAGGCCTGGTACAAGCTCACGCACCGCGACATGGGCCCGCCGGAGCGCTTCCTCGGCCCCGAGGTTCCGGACGAAGAGATGCTCTGGCAGGACCCGCTCCCGGACGCCGACTACGACGTCATCGGCGACGAGGACGCGGCCGAACTCAAAGCGGACATCCTCGCGACGGACCTCTCTGTCCCGCAGCTCGTGAAGACCGCGTGGGCGTCCGCGTCGACGTACCGCGACAGCGACAAGCGCGGCGGCGCGAACGGTGCCCGGCTCCGTCTGGAGCCCCAGAAGAGCTGGGAGGTCAACGAGCCCGAGGAGCTGACGACCGTGCTCCGCACGCTCGAAGACGTCCAGGAGGAGTTCAACGCATCGCAGTCGGACGACGTCCGCGTCTCGCTGGCCGACCTCATCGTGCTGGGCGGCCACGCGGCCGTCGAGCAGGCGGCGGCCGACGCCGGCTACGACGTCGAGGTGCCGTTCGAGCCGGGGCGCGTCGACGCCACCGAGGAGCAGACCGACGCCGAGTCCTTCGAGGCGCTGAAGCCGAAGGCCGACGGCTTCCGGAACTACGTCGGTGACGGCTACGACGACACCCCCGAGGAGCGCCTCGTGGACAAGGCCGAACTGCTCGACCTGACGGCCTCGGAGATGACCGTGCTGGTCGGTGGCATGCGCGCCCTCGGCGCGACCTACGGCGACTCCGACCGCGGCGTCTTCACGGACGAGCCCGGGACGCTGACCAACGACTTCTTCCAGACGCTGCTCACGATGGACTACGAGTGGGAGCAGTCCGACGAGGACGAGGACGTCTACGTCGGCCGGAACCGCGAGACCGGCGAGGACGAACTGGAGGCCACGCGCTTCGACCTGATCTTCGGGTCGAACTCCCGGCTGCGCGCCATCGGCGACGTGTACGCCGCCGACGACGCCGAGCAGAAGTTCGTCGAGGACTTCGTGGACGCCTGGAGTAAGGTCACGAAGCTCGACCGCTTCGACCTGCAGTAA
- a CDS encoding DUF7344 domain-containing protein, which translates to MDDTLFTALADENRRRLLTLLATASDGDPPVRVPEDLLVSTPTSPETAVRLHHVHLPKLAAMGYVEWDPDSGTVRRGPAFEDLLPLLTVIHEHETAAGD; encoded by the coding sequence ATGGACGACACCCTGTTCACGGCGCTCGCGGACGAGAACCGGCGACGCCTCCTCACGTTGCTGGCGACTGCGAGCGACGGCGACCCGCCAGTCCGAGTCCCGGAAGACCTGCTCGTCAGCACACCGACCTCGCCGGAGACGGCGGTTCGCCTCCACCACGTCCACCTCCCGAAACTCGCCGCGATGGGCTACGTCGAGTGGGACCCCGACTCCGGCACCGTCCGGCGCGGCCCGGCGTTCGAAGACCTCCTGCCGCTGCTCACGGTAATTCACGAGCACGAGACGGCTGCCGGCGACTGA
- a CDS encoding HalOD1 output domain-containing protein codes for MSDQGTLPATNSTPSDQSVPGAPTPGGHNLDRSVCSFDYFEYDGEKAVFYATFDSTDTDPSLAVASAVAVVTNTDPTAIEPLHTTIDTDALDAILTRGPVDGADVTVTFTVEGHTVQLETGGTLSVCLPDADT; via the coding sequence ATGTCAGACCAAGGCACCCTTCCAGCCACCAACTCGACCCCCAGCGACCAGTCGGTCCCGGGCGCACCGACGCCGGGCGGCCACAACCTCGACCGGAGTGTTTGCTCGTTCGACTACTTCGAGTACGACGGCGAGAAAGCGGTCTTCTACGCCACCTTCGACAGCACCGACACCGACCCGAGTCTCGCCGTCGCGAGCGCGGTCGCGGTCGTCACCAACACCGACCCGACGGCCATCGAGCCCCTGCACACCACCATCGACACCGACGCCCTCGACGCGATTCTCACGCGGGGCCCCGTCGACGGAGCCGACGTCACGGTCACGTTCACGGTCGAGGGCCACACCGTCCAACTGGAGACCGGCGGCACGCTCAGCGTCTGCCTGCCCGACGCCGACACGTAA
- the tgtA gene encoding tRNA guanosine(15) transglycosylase TgtA, which yields MRDVFEVGAQDGLARIGELDVPRAGVTVETPTLMPVVNPNLVTVEPARFESEFGAELLITNSYIINNDDDLREQALDEGLHEMLGFDGAIMTDSGSFQLAEYGEIDTDTEAILEFQRDIGSDIGTPVDIPTPPDAEREQAEDELATTQDRLELAETVDVGDMLVNAPVQGSTFPDLRERAGEHAYGTDLDLFPVGAVVPLMNQYRYDDMTEAVLGAKRGLGRDAPVHLFGAGHPMMFALAAALGCDLFDSAAYAIYARDDRYLTVSGTKHLDDLHYLPCDCPVCAAHSPDDLKQADDDTRERLLAEHNLHVSFGEIRRVKQAIKSGNLMELVAARAHAHPTTLDGYRALLDHSDQLEASDSASKGAFFYTGAESARRPEVLRHHQRLDRLDVDGDDVLLTEGDSNHRYDESWNVLPPFGPYPSALATTYPLTAETPERMDRAGYEAAAEGVRRLAAANPDTEFTLAHDGWPETALATVPERVDLYNSATGE from the coding sequence ATGAGAGACGTCTTCGAGGTCGGCGCACAGGACGGCCTCGCCCGTATCGGCGAACTCGACGTGCCGCGCGCGGGCGTCACCGTCGAGACGCCGACCCTGATGCCGGTCGTCAACCCCAACCTCGTCACGGTCGAGCCCGCCCGCTTCGAGTCCGAGTTCGGCGCGGAGCTGCTCATCACGAACTCCTACATCATCAACAACGACGACGACCTCCGCGAGCAGGCCCTCGACGAGGGCCTCCACGAGATGCTGGGCTTCGACGGGGCCATCATGACCGACTCCGGGAGCTTCCAGCTCGCCGAGTACGGCGAAATCGACACGGACACCGAGGCCATCCTCGAGTTCCAGCGCGACATCGGCAGCGACATTGGCACCCCCGTGGACATCCCGACGCCGCCGGACGCCGAGCGGGAGCAGGCCGAGGACGAACTCGCGACCACGCAGGACCGACTCGAACTCGCGGAGACCGTCGACGTCGGCGACATGCTCGTGAACGCGCCCGTCCAGGGGTCGACGTTCCCGGACCTCCGCGAGCGAGCGGGCGAGCACGCCTACGGCACGGACCTCGACCTGTTCCCCGTGGGCGCGGTCGTCCCCCTGATGAACCAGTACCGCTACGACGACATGACCGAGGCCGTCCTCGGCGCGAAACGCGGGCTCGGTCGGGACGCTCCGGTCCACCTGTTCGGTGCCGGCCACCCGATGATGTTCGCGCTCGCGGCCGCCCTGGGCTGTGACCTCTTCGACTCCGCCGCGTACGCAATCTACGCCCGCGACGACCGCTACCTCACCGTCTCAGGCACGAAGCACCTCGACGACCTCCACTACCTCCCCTGCGACTGTCCGGTCTGTGCCGCTCACTCGCCGGACGACCTCAAGCAGGCGGACGACGACACCCGCGAGCGCCTGCTCGCCGAGCACAACCTCCACGTCTCCTTCGGCGAGATTCGGCGCGTCAAGCAGGCCATCAAGTCCGGGAACCTCATGGAGCTGGTCGCCGCTCGCGCCCACGCCCACCCGACGACCCTCGACGGCTACCGCGCGCTGCTGGACCACAGCGACCAGCTCGAGGCGAGCGACTCCGCGAGCAAGGGCGCGTTCTTCTACACGGGCGCGGAGAGCGCCCGCCGGCCGGAGGTGCTGCGCCACCACCAGCGCCTCGACCGACTCGACGTCGACGGCGACGACGTCCTCCTGACGGAGGGAGACAGCAACCACCGCTACGACGAGTCCTGGAACGTCCTGCCGCCGTTCGGCCCGTACCCGTCGGCGCTCGCCACCACCTACCCGCTGACGGCCGAGACGCCCGAGCGGATGGACCGCGCGGGCTACGAGGCGGCCGCGGAGGGCGTGCGGCGACTCGCCGCGGCGAACCCCGACACCGAGTTCACGCTCGCCCACGACGGCTGGCCCGAGACCGCGCTCGCGACGGTCCCGGAGCGTGTCGACCTCTACAACTCTGCAACCGGCGAGTGA
- a CDS encoding helix-turn-helix domain-containing protein, whose protein sequence is MVSIAEFRLPTDAFPLGTVFVGLPDATVYLDRVVPGTGRVVPYFWVRDTNRPRVRDQFGDHPGVRDVREVDRVDGDHLLRCEWVPDHAGILDVLAADAVTLLSAVGTADGWTFEVRGDTREAIARFQAHCRDRSIPIELTELHTLQAVDANDVLTDAQQEALALAYDRGYFDSPRQATLAELADGLDITQQALGARLQRATRRLVERALGAQHR, encoded by the coding sequence ATGGTCTCGATAGCCGAGTTCCGGCTCCCCACCGACGCCTTCCCCCTCGGCACAGTGTTCGTCGGGCTCCCGGACGCGACCGTCTACCTCGACCGCGTCGTCCCCGGCACGGGCCGCGTGGTGCCGTACTTCTGGGTGCGGGACACCAACCGACCGCGCGTCCGCGACCAGTTCGGTGACCACCCCGGCGTGCGCGACGTCCGCGAAGTCGACCGCGTCGACGGCGACCACCTCCTGCGCTGCGAGTGGGTGCCCGACCACGCCGGCATCCTGGACGTGCTCGCGGCCGACGCCGTCACGCTGTTGTCCGCCGTCGGCACCGCCGACGGATGGACCTTCGAAGTCCGCGGCGACACCCGGGAAGCCATCGCGCGCTTTCAGGCCCACTGCCGCGACCGCAGCATCCCCATCGAACTGACCGAACTCCACACGCTCCAGGCCGTCGACGCGAACGACGTACTCACAGACGCCCAGCAGGAGGCGCTCGCGCTCGCCTACGACCGCGGCTACTTCGACTCCCCGCGCCAGGCGACGCTCGCAGAACTCGCCGACGGCCTCGACATCACCCAGCAAGCACTCGGTGCCCGCCTCCAGCGAGCGACCCGTCGGCTCGTCGAGCGGGCGCTCGGTGCCCAGCACCGCTGA
- a CDS encoding DNA methyltransferase produces MFLVDLTSIVSAASSLDGVLDETSGLWASLYDRMDATETLWVVAPNDYRDGQMWPVSMAAADAAREESNLVLKNTITLHTWDDRGADMESAYDEILFLVKDKREYQFHKDRIRTAHVYQGHEWGGERETGNSAYHDSAVSRYNEDGKDPGNVWLEEDRTQTDTQEVNETNQLPLEEAVRRCVLAGSSEGETVQLVNGDHTLAATIAGEDREVDGLDITTLRGEVVD; encoded by the coding sequence ATGTTCCTCGTCGATCTCACGAGTATCGTCTCCGCTGCGTCGTCACTAGACGGAGTGCTGGACGAAACGAGTGGGCTGTGGGCGTCGCTGTACGACCGGATGGACGCCACCGAGACCCTCTGGGTTGTGGCACCCAACGATTACCGCGACGGGCAGATGTGGCCCGTTTCGATGGCCGCAGCCGACGCTGCCCGCGAGGAGTCGAATCTCGTTCTGAAGAACACGATCACACTCCACACGTGGGACGACCGCGGAGCCGACATGGAGAGCGCCTACGACGAGATTCTCTTTCTCGTGAAGGACAAACGCGAGTACCAGTTCCACAAAGACCGCATTCGGACCGCACACGTCTATCAGGGCCACGAGTGGGGCGGCGAGCGCGAGACGGGCAACAGCGCCTATCACGATAGCGCGGTGAGTCGATACAACGAGGACGGAAAAGACCCCGGCAACGTCTGGCTGGAAGAAGACCGGACACAGACCGACACTCAAGAAGTCAATGAGACGAACCAACTCCCTCTCGAAGAGGCTGTGCGCCGATGTGTACTCGCGGGGTCCAGTGAGGGAGAGACGGTTCAGTTGGTGAACGGAGACCACACCCTCGCAGCGACCATCGCCGGCGAAGACCGTGAAGTGGATGGACTCGATATCACAACACTCCGCGGAGAGGTGGTGGACTGA
- a CDS encoding helix-turn-helix domain-containing protein: MSVIAELSIPASEFELGRILDIEGDTTIELEEMVPLGETAVPFFSLRAGTSETFEESVRDHPSVDNLQRVSTHGGDVYYSLNWRHERDLVFEGFLETDAHLLTATGHASNWEFELRFPDHDALSTFKQYCENAHVTLTVNRIYNPTKPSDAPWFGLTEVQRDTLMYAVEQGYYAIPREVSTQKLADEFGVSDQAVTERLRRATIALVGNTLAVAAADGAQID, from the coding sequence ATGAGCGTCATCGCGGAGCTCTCCATCCCCGCCAGCGAGTTCGAACTCGGGCGGATCCTCGACATCGAGGGCGACACCACCATCGAACTGGAGGAGATGGTCCCGCTCGGGGAGACCGCGGTCCCGTTCTTCTCGCTGCGCGCGGGCACCAGCGAGACCTTCGAGGAGAGCGTCCGCGACCACCCGTCTGTCGACAACCTGCAGCGAGTCAGCACCCACGGCGGCGACGTCTACTACTCGCTGAACTGGCGGCACGAGCGCGACCTCGTCTTCGAGGGGTTCCTTGAGACCGACGCGCACCTCCTGACGGCCACCGGCCACGCGAGCAACTGGGAGTTCGAGCTCCGCTTCCCCGACCACGACGCGCTCTCGACGTTCAAGCAGTACTGCGAGAACGCCCACGTCACGCTCACCGTCAACCGCATCTACAACCCCACGAAGCCCAGCGACGCGCCCTGGTTCGGGCTGACCGAGGTCCAGCGCGACACGCTCATGTACGCCGTCGAACAGGGCTACTACGCCATCCCCCGCGAGGTGTCGACCCAGAAGCTCGCCGACGAGTTCGGCGTCTCCGACCAGGCCGTCACCGAGCGCCTGCGCCGCGCCACTATCGCGCTCGTCGGGAACACGCTCGCCGTCGCAGCGGCCGACGGTGCACAAATCGACTGA
- a CDS encoding NUDIX hydrolase yields MTDETDPLAWETTSREVAYTCPGFDIVREDVRLPNGTETDYDYLRDGPAVVVLGFTPDDDVVLVEEWRQAVDRVNRALPAGSVEPGEDLAVAARREFGEETGYEPDTLEQYATYEPANGISDAVHHYFVAEGCTPTGSQSLDDDESIRVATQSYDDLVAAVRDGEIRDGRTALGVLQHELA; encoded by the coding sequence GTGACCGACGAGACGGACCCGCTCGCGTGGGAGACGACGAGCCGCGAAGTCGCGTACACGTGCCCCGGCTTCGACATCGTCCGGGAGGACGTCCGCCTGCCGAACGGCACGGAGACCGACTACGACTACCTCCGCGACGGCCCCGCGGTCGTCGTACTGGGGTTCACGCCCGACGACGACGTGGTGCTCGTCGAGGAGTGGCGGCAGGCCGTCGACCGCGTGAACCGCGCGCTCCCCGCCGGCAGCGTCGAACCCGGCGAGGACCTCGCCGTGGCGGCCCGCCGCGAGTTCGGCGAGGAGACGGGATACGAGCCGGACACCCTCGAACAGTACGCGACCTACGAGCCCGCCAACGGCATCAGCGACGCCGTCCACCACTACTTCGTCGCCGAGGGCTGCACGCCGACCGGCAGCCAGTCGCTGGACGACGACGAGTCCATCCGGGTCGCCACCCAGTCTTACGACGACCTCGTGGCCGCGGTGCGGGACGGCGAGATTCGGGACGGGCGCACCGCGCTCGGCGTCCTCCAGCACGAACTCGCGTAG